A stretch of the Candidatus Woesearchaeota archaeon genome encodes the following:
- a CDS encoding AAA family ATPase — MSFEFEKSIVEKNFEGVLGQIEVKKQLKASILMRRHTLIVGPPGIGKTTLVKSLAKMLPEINKDGSHMPAPFIRVQGSPDLTAEDLIGDIDPIKAIEFGPLSPQAFSPGKIFKADKGILFFDEVNRCSEKLQNALLQALEERKVTIGSYDVDLDADFVFIGTMNPEESSTEPLSDVFLDRFDLIYMKPPESQELEEEIVSLKGQKLIHVNPQIVRALVHFIRLLRNSKDLEKHPSVRATLGVYERSQSLAFLNKQTEVTIKNIQEALINVLSHRIRLKPSIKYLKSNSDFISERFAEFCDQYHVSQDGGSP; from the coding sequence ATGAGTTTTGAATTTGAAAAAAGTATTGTTGAAAAAAATTTTGAAGGTGTTCTTGGTCAAATTGAAGTTAAAAAACAGTTAAAGGCCAGTATTTTGATGAGACGCCACACTCTAATTGTAGGTCCGCCTGGAATTGGCAAGACCACGTTAGTTAAGAGTTTAGCTAAAATGTTACCTGAAATTAATAAAGATGGAAGTCATATGCCTGCTCCATTTATTAGAGTTCAAGGAAGCCCAGATCTTACTGCAGAAGATTTAATAGGAGATATTGACCCTATAAAAGCCATTGAATTTGGACCTTTGAGTCCTCAGGCATTTAGTCCTGGTAAGATTTTTAAGGCTGATAAAGGAATATTGTTTTTTGACGAAGTTAATAGGTGTTCTGAAAAGTTACAGAATGCTCTACTTCAGGCTTTAGAAGAAAGAAAAGTAACTATTGGTAGTTATGATGTTGATTTAGATGCAGATTTTGTTTTTATTGGAACTATGAATCCTGAAGAGTCAAGTACTGAACCTTTAAGCGACGTTTTTCTTGATAGGTTTGATCTTATTTATATGAAGCCTCCTGAGTCTCAAGAGCTAGAAGAAGAAATTGTTTCTTTGAAAGGTCAAAAGCTCATCCATGTGAATCCTCAAATTGTTAGGGCATTAGTTCATTTTATCAGATTGCTGAGAAATTCTAAAGATTTGGAAAAACATCCTAGTGTCAGAGCAACTCTAGGGGTTTATGAGAGATCTCAAAGTTTAGCATTTTTAAATAAACAAACAGAAGTTACTATAAAGAATATTCAAGAAGCATTGATTAATGTTTTAAGCCATAGAATTAGATTAAAACCTTCTATTAAATATTTGAAGTCTAATTCTGATTTTATTTCCGAGAGGTTCGCTGAGTTTTGTGATCAGTATCATGTATCGCAAGACGGAGGAAGTCCCTAA